ACTCCAAGCTTTGTCATCAGTTTGTCTACTATTATCAAAATCAAGATTTATCCCTCTCAGGATTTCCTCTCCGATTGCTAAATATTAATGAGATTTGCTACATGATTGtggagaggggatggtgagtgggtaAATGTGACTTTGTATGACCCAATGAATGTAAAGTGTAGAACAGGCTTCCAATTCCATATCACTTTTTTAACAAGATCACAGGAAGTCCAATATATCCCTCTTACATGTTGACTTTGTATGGTAGTGTGAAATTAGTGATGGCGAATCGAAACCCGGTTGTATTAGACGTTTTACAGTATCCTACAAAGTTAAGAACCACAACATTGAATCTGCAAACCCATTGTAAAGGTGTTTGTTCTTATTTCATTTATTAAATTAAATCTGACTAATTAAGTATCCAAAGATTTAAAACATGATCATCATAAAACCCTAAactcaaaatgctgcagatgctagaaatctgaaatagaaacagaatgtgctggaaatgttcagcaggtcaggcagcatctgtggagagagaagcagagttaacgtttcaggcctgtaaaCTTTCATTATAacacagatctgatgaaaggtcacagacctgaaacgttaactgaaaTCATAAATCGCTGTTGTGTTATTGATTAAGGTCAGGAATAATTCCATGTATACATAATCAGTTGTTGATATTAGTTACAAAGCAGAACTGGGAGAACAAGAAGAAGGCATCCCCCTACTTGTGACAAACAAACACTGCAAAAACATAATTTGTCAACACAAACATAAACCTGCATTCCTCTATATAAGCATAACAGAATAAAGTTTTAATACCTGTTGCTAGGTCAGTGAATGTATAATATGAATGCAAGTTGAAAAGCAATTGTGAAGTAAATTCTAATTTGCAATGGGCCACCAACAGTGACAATAGACTACTACAATGGTGAAAAATGTaaaataatgattattaattgaacagCTTCCATGACGAGGTGACTCTGCAACAAGGAGGCAAACACATGGCAATTACAttcaggagtcatagagtcatcgaggcaAAACGGCACACACGAAAGCCATTCAgatcatcgtgtccatgccggctctctgtagagtaacCCAATCAGTCCTATTCACCAGCTTGCCCCTAGAATCCGGTAAGCTGATTTTCCTCAAggccccatccaatttctttttgaaatcattcaccatctccacttccatcaccctcgtcggcagtgagttccaggtcattaccatttgtgtcataaaacgttcttcctcacaacccCTCTCTTATCCAAAACCATAAACCTACATTATACACTCAGATAATGGAAATAACTTTTATTTGTCTACCTCTtcgaaacctgtcagaatcttccacacgtcaatcaagtttcccctcaacTTCCTTTTCTCCAAggcgaacaacaccagcttctccaacctaaccttgcaactataaTTCCGaggactattctggtaaatctcttctgtaccgttTCAAGCATTATTCTGAAAGTGTAGTGATCAAAATTGGACATAATGCTCtactcgtggcctaaccagagcttgataaaggttcagcataacttccctcattttgtattcaatacctctatctatgaagccgaaTATCACATTGCACGTTCCATGCTCTGTTTGGCTATcactaccacaccagctgggatcaATTGACGCAGCATAGCCGGCGGTAGGAACCTGGAACCATACCGCCTGAGATCAGCTAGCAGCACAAAATCGTTATGGTTGTAAGATACCTCCTGTTCTCAGTGGGCTCAGTACAACGACGAAGTAGCTTATAAGATTGTCAGGAAAAGTGGTAGGCCCaacgattgggagcaatttagaatccagcaaaggatgtctAAAGAGAGAAAAAAGATAATACGAATGTGACCtaacgagaaacataaaggcagatggTAAAATCTTGTTTAGGCTTGTGAAAGGGAAAAGATTTGCAAGGacaaatgtgtgtccattacaggcagtgacaGGAGAATTTATGAAGGAGAGTGGGGAAATGGCGGAGAAAGTAAACaactactttgtgtctgtcttcatggtagaagctaCGGAAATTCTCCCAGATGCTAGGCAACCAAAGGACTTCTGAAAATATGGAACTGAGAGAAATTATTCTCAATAAAGAGATAGTActagaaaaattaactggattgcggATTGATAAATCCTTGGACCAGGTAAGCTACATCATAGAGTGTTAAAGGAGGTagatatagagataatggatgcattggtggttatctttcaaaattttatggattgtggaaagaTTTCTGCACACTGGaaactgcaaatgtaaccccactatttaggaaaggaggaagagagaaaacggggaactgcagacctattagtttgacatcagaagtagggaaaatgttaggatccCTTATCAAGCATGTgacaactagacagttagaaaataatgatatggttTGGTAGATTTAACATCGATTTATGAAAAGGATATTATGTTTTACAAACCTATTACAGACTTTTGAGGATATTACATGGAGCATaaataaaggaaaaccagtggatgtggtgtatttggattttcagaaggcttttgataaggttccacacaggaggttagtaaacaaaattacagcacaagggattgggagtaatatattagtatagatagAGAATTGTTTAAAGGGCAGcaaacagagattaggaataaacgggtcattttcaggatggcagaatgttactggtggggtactgcaaggatcattgctggggtCACAGCTGAacacaatctacataaatgatttggatgtggggacgaattgcaatatttccaaatttgctgatgacacaaaactaggtgggaatgataattgtgaggaggatacaaggaggcttcaaggggatttggacaggctaagtaaatgAGCAAGAAgatgtcagatggaatataatgtgaattactgtgaagttatccacttttgtcgtgaaaaaacagaaatacagagtatttcttaaatggtgagagcttgggaagtgctgatgtccaaagggacttgggtgtccttgttcatgagtcactaaaatctagtatgcaggtgcagcaagcatttaggagggcaaatggtatgttggccgatGCTGCAAGGCAGTtttagtacagaagtaaagatgccttgctgcaattgtgtTGAGCCTtgctgagaccgtacctggagtatggTGTACTGTTTTTGGTTCCCTTCTCTAAGAAAGGATAtgcatgccatagagggagtacaacgcaggttcacctgggatggtgggattgtttgaTGATGTGAGATtacagaaactgggtctgtattctctggagttttgaagaatcagaggtgacttcaatgaaacctacaaaattcttactggGTGTGACaaagtggatgtagataggatgtttcctctggctggtgagtcgagaaccaggggacatagtttcagaataaggaacgGGTCCTTTaagactgagatgtgaaggaatcccttcattcagagggtgctgaatctttggaattctgtaccccagaaggctgtggaagctcaatctttgatcatgttcaaaacagaaatcgatagattactgaatcctaatgacatcaagggatatggggattgtgtggaaAATGGTGTCGAGGTACATGATCAGTcatggttgaatggtggagcaggcacaacggggcaaatggcctacttctgctcctagttcctatgatACTATGATCCCTCACCCCTTGCCTGGAGCCCTAGCCTTGAAACTTACCAAGTTTCATGTAAGGTACATAACTCGGATCTGTTCATATGAAGGACAGTGTAAAAGCCACGGCAGGCAACTGCAAACTGTGTAACTAGACATTTGTCAATAATTGTATTTGGAAATGCTTAAGTATTGAGAATGTAAGTAGGTAGAAATCCCACAAAATAAAACACATCTTATTAAACAGGCGAATGATTTGTTAGTATTATTATTAATACTCACTGTTTGAATCTTTGATCTTTGTGTTGACAACCTTTAATATCCTTTACAACATGAACATATTTAAACAAAGATTTGCTTCTATTTCACTGAACTATGTCATGTTCAGCCTTGTAATTAAATAAGAAGTCAGTGGTTAAGTGAGTTTCCTTATTTCCTGAAATTGACATCTGCCCCTGCCCTTTAACTTGAATCGATGTACATGGAACTGCAAAGAGCCTGCTAAAATCATACAGAAAAGCCTTGTAAACGGGCTGAAACTTATTagttctaaaaccaggggacacaatataTAAATGAGGGGGAgatatttaggacagagatgaggagaattccctttcctcagagagttgtgaatctttggaattcactaccccagagggctctggaagattgggtatgtttaaagcagagattgacagatttataaatagaaatgacagaaggtgaaatgaggatagtgtgggaaaaaggcattgaagttgatgaccagccatgatcagatccaacggtggggcaggctcgatgggctgaatggtttactcttgctccgatgttcctatgttcctgtgcaaTCAGGCTGTCGAATCAGTATGTGTGCAACTAAAAAATAACAAAGGTTAGGAAACAtttgtgggagttgtttatagaccccGAATGGTGGTTATAATGTTGGTCTGAGTATAAACCAAAAAACTCAAGGAGCATATAACTAGGGTTATGCAATAAATATGGCGAATCTTTATACAGATTTGACAAAACAAATTGTCACAAGTATCTTGGAGAAAGAGGTCATTGAATTCATTTGAGACATATTGAAAGAATAATACGTCAAGCAGCCAACTATGGGGCAGGTTATTTAAGACAAGTATTGTGTCGTCAGACAAGGTTAATTCGTAACCTTATAGTAAAAGATCGTCTGAGGGAGAGTGATAACAATATGACATAATACCATATTGAGTTTGAGGGTTAAGCACGAAACTAGAATATTAAATGTAAACAAAGCCGAGTCGGTAGGTATGAGGAGCGAGTTGGAGAACGTAGATTGGAAAATTTCAATTTCATGTTATGACATTCAAAAATCAATGAAGGACATTTAAATAAACAATTGCTCATATTCAACGAATATACATTTCTTTGAGGAACAAAATGTTTATGAGAAATTAGGctagagaagttaaggatagtatttgaTTAAGAGAAGAGGATTACAATGTTGTGAAAaaggtagtaagtctgaggattgtgaagattttagaaatcagcaaaatgAACAAAGTTAATAGAGGGAGAAAATATAACAAGATAATAAACTAGCAATGAGTGTAAAACCAGATTGTAAGCATTTCTACAAGAGTTTCTACATGTCTGTAAAAAGGAAGAGACTAGCTTTGGTAAACCTATGCTGCTTTGAGGCAGAAACGGAAGACATTATAGTGGGGAGGGAAGAAATAGTATACATTCAACACTTATTGTGCctatatcttcacagtagaagacacaaaaaacatactGAAGAGAGTGGGAAATCAAGATTCAAACTAGACCAAGGAATTTAAAGTCATTGTTATTAGTTAAGAAAGTTACTGGAGGAATTGCTGGGACTAACAGCCAATGAATCTCCTGGATCTGATGGCTTACGTGCCAagattttaaaagaagtggctgcagagattttGGATGTATCAGCTTTGATCTTCCAGAGTTGCCTAGATTCTACAACGGTCCCTTGGAAAGAACTGGATTGCATTCTACCGTGCTGCCCAaggaagacagaagtcagaaactaGGGAACTATATAGCAGTTGGTCCGACATCAATTGAAGTGGAAATGATGGAAGTTATCATTAGGAACGCGTTAATAGGTTACTTAGAATCTAGCGGAGTTtcttgagggtgtaactagcagagTAGATACGGGGGAACAGTAATTGTGCATATTGGAGTGTTCAAATACATTTCAAAGTTGCCACACATGAGTCTTCTGTAGAGGCATCATCCTCCTGGGATTGTGGATGAAATATTATCATGGATTGGAAATTGGTTAGCAGTTAGAAAAACAGACAGTAGgagtaaataggtcattttcagcttggcaggttgtaactaatgGGGTGTCGTAAAGATCATTGCTTGGTCCTCAGTTATTTCCAACTATAACAATGAATTGGACGTGTAATTTATCTTAGTTTTCCCACAATACAGAACTAAGCGATaaagtgaaatgtgaggaggacgcaaatagtctacaaagggatatagacaggtaaagtgaatgggcaagaaggtggcagatgaagtattaAAAAAACGAAATGTGAaaatatccactttggcaggaagaattgaaaGCAGAATAGTTTTTAAAGGTGAACGATTGATAAACAAAGGCATAATACGAAATAAATGACTTTATTCCCTTAtacggactaaaccaaatcaggagtacatccctatgaatctccctttatttagttcaaaccagacaaattcttatagacccttatttgggtccaaagaactgaAGTAGTTTCCCCTCAAAGAAAAAAATCTAAAagtgaatattaccatcttttggatagtctctttaaaaataattatggctaagtcattattatcccagatattataagggtctgggaaacgctcttcaatacatatctctccacttaaagagacacagagaggaggttcttgtagttgtatacagaatactacatgagacgaattATCAGTTTTTATATCTTTATTTAAGAATTGAACAtgtaatacacttttaagtggataactatatcacaatatcaaacattACTATGAAATATAACACATAATCCTATTTATAACATAGAATTCAAAAGTTCAACCTTGTCAATGTTGCAGAGAAATATCTTAGaacatccatcaaaatttaaagtaaacttttaccttaaattccccgagcaaGCCATAATGTGAGAGGTATTgctgaggattcaacacttctaatttttgcttcagaaacttTCCTATTTATACTGCTTCTGAGGTTTCATCTGACATTTTacaaacatctccacttaatgtttcactggaattcccctgctcttgaagttgtgagcatttatcttgtCAAAATATTTAGAATTGTGTTCACTTGACCTCTTATTCCTGCAAGTattattccatttattgttttgttGGCTATAACTGTGTTGGTATGGTACTTGTAAGCAACCTTTTGAGCCAATTTGTTGACATCACCAGTCTCATAAAATAATAAAGTTTATAGCTACCTCTTActcatgtcacacaggatatttcaatatgtgtttatcctccaattccctggcaacagagacgCTGAAATGGATTTCCTAACTTCAAAGTTGAGTCTGGTTCACAttgtattgtaacagggaccttgaaatacctTGACATTTGTaattctaccttcttaaagggagaTGTCACtgggtcttgaaaactgaccatttattcaatctctaattctaaatggtataatatattaactatccctaaattctatctaattaagcctattataactATATTCCATCGCAAATAAACGTTTCCATTCATAAGCATTTGGGTGTCCGTGTACAAACAATCAGGAAAGCAAATGCTTTGTTAACCTCTTTGCAAGGGGGGTTTGAGTATAATAGTAAGGATATTTTTCTGCAATTATATCGGGATTTtgtgagagcacacctggagtattgtgtacagtttcttttgtcAACTTTCCGAAGGAAGGATAGATCTACCTTGGAGCTGATGTAATGAAGATTCACTGTACTGATTCCTGGATGACAACTTTGTCTGAATAAGCAGAATGCTTATCAACTTTGTCTGAATCCTGCAggatttagaagaatgggaggtgatgtcattgaaatatATAAACTTCTTAAAGGTTTGACAGCGTAGATGCTGAACGACTGTTAGATGCTTCGGCATCTAGGACCAGCGATCAGAGTCTCGTTCAAAGTGCtttgccatttaggactgagaagagaagGTTTTTGTTTTTTCGCCGCAGAGtgatgattctttggaattctgccTCTCTGAGAGGGTTATGGATATGCAGCGGTTGAATGTTTTCTACAGATAGATTGATAGGTTGTTGGACACTAAGGGAGTCAAGGCATATTGAGCTAGGGCGGGTAAGTGGATTTAATCGAGAGCTTCAGCTATAAATTTATTGAATAATGAAACAGGTTTGTAAAGGCCACATGGCCATTACCTGCTGCTACTTCTTCTGCACTTAACACAAAATTGTGTTTTAGCAACTCCGTAGTTATTCTGCTTATCTAAAAGATCTTAACAATCTGATTCACTGGATATTTCACCATcttctttaactcctctctgaatttagtctgggtcactgcataaataaaagTGTTGATGCAGCAGCTCAATAAAAGAAGAACATATCCGGTTTCTTGAAGGATGTAAAGTGGATCATTATAACTTGTGTAAGTATTATTATCAGTGATTCGAGCATACATGTAATGGATCGTGTACGTCAGCCATAACAGTATGAAATTGCCAGATATACTGAACAGCAAAACTATTGATTTTCTCCTGTTCTCCATCTCAGGGTCAGGATTATTTACAGAGCTGGTGTTGCCCCGCAATATCCTGCGGGCTCTGCTGGCCACTAATATATATCTCACTGTCAGGGCATTGAGCAGCAAAATAACGTAAAATGGCAGAAAAGGGGTCACTATGCAGTCGAGACTATAAAATACTAGCCAAAGGGGTGAAGTATGAAAGCTTGATCTCATCCGGCAAAACCAGGGCAATTTGTTAATTATGTACAGAGGTTCATATAAAAAGTAAAGtgggatgttttttaaacaacTCAGAGCTAACACCGTGCCGACAACGGCAGATGCTGTTTCTtttgtgcaatatttagttttcagcttctgccaACAAATGGATATAAAGCGGTCAAAAGTGAATGTGACGGTTAACCAGACAGACAGGTCTCTGGTTGTATAAACCAGGGCAGTTTTTATGCTACATATCGGAGTCAGCGACAGATAGGTTCCGGGGAAGTAAATGTCAATGATTCGTTGCAGTATGACGACAATGATGacaaccagtagatccgccgttgccatagccaccaggtagTAGCTGACACATTTCgaaagaccgcactttccccgggacaggatcgcaATCGCCAAGATATTAACTGTAGGGAAGGATCGGGAGCAAGAGAATTATTGGCATACTTTAATGAAAAGAAGCAGTATGTGTACACATCAGATATTGGATTGATATTGACTTTGTGTGATAATGCAAAAAGGCGGTGGCGAGGAGAGAGGCTGTTTTACATCTCCCTCCATCaacgtcaatggaaataaaaaatcAGGAGCAATGTAAAACATGCTGCCAACTGACTATCACTGGTTTTACATCATTGTGCATGTCAATATCTACTTCTTTGTTACTGCATCCCGCAAGAGAATACATTTTCAAGTGAATGTAGTTTTCGAATTATAACATTTAGAAATCATATTAACTTTTAAATGGTCTGGGTTAATGTAAATTGATAGTTGAAATCATAAGAAGCAAGTCTTATCCGGAACTTAAAGGCAGTTATTGCTAACAAGCTATAAATAAGCTCTGAAATAAATATGAAACCCACCAATATTTTCTTTATTGAATACGTTAAAATGCATTAAGATAAAGGGTggaacggccaaatctagagccctctgggtGTCAAAGAACTTACATCTTATGATAAGGTAGAaacggaaagcttatgtcagacactgagaactgaattttgcagaaagctgagaggagtatagaaagtgaaataaaaaaggaaatttggaaagcaaagaAAGTCTACAAAAGGATACTGTCAAGTAAGATCAATGAATCCCCAAAGttatttatcaatacattaagagcaacagAATAACTAAGGGAAGAGTAGGACCCAGAAAAGACCAAAAATGTAATGTTGgagtggaggcagaagatgtgggtctggttctcaatgaatactttgcgtctgtcttcacaaaagaggggaacaatgcagatattgtagttaaggagaaggagtgcgatgcattggatgtgataaacataggaagagaattaataaggggattagcatccttgaaaatgtataaatcaccagggctgtctGAAATGTACCCAAGGCTGTTCGagggccagggaggaaatagcagaaggtctgaccatcattttccactcCTCACTGCATAcaagtgtggtgctggaggattggagaactgctaacgttgtatctGTGTTTAAAAAGGGAAGGCGAGATAGACCaaccaattacaggccagtcggtctaaatTCAGTAGTGGGAATCttgttggaatcaattctgagagacaggataaactgtcacttcgaaaggcatggattgatcaaggatagtcagcatggatttgttcagggaatgctgtgtctgactaacttgattgaatattttgaagaagtaacaaggaggattgatgtgggtagcgcagttgatgtggtctacatggattgtagcaaggcttttgacacgtCCCAACATGGC
This genomic interval from Heterodontus francisci isolate sHetFra1 unplaced genomic scaffold, sHetFra1.hap1 HAP1_SCAFFOLD_534, whole genome shotgun sequence contains the following:
- the LOC137363944 gene encoding probable G-protein coupled receptor 139, which codes for MLDGHSSWEKEEEQFVEEEEEEYVEHRGAPAAQGFNILAIAILSRGKCGLSKCVSYYLVAMATADLLVVIIVVILQRIIDIYFPGTYLSLTPICSIKTALVYTTRDLSVWLTVTFTFDRFISICWQKLKTKYCTKETASAVVGTVLALSCLKNIPLYFLYEPLYIINKLPWFCRMRSSFHTSPLWLVFYSLDCIVTPFLPFYVILLLNALTVRYILVASRARRILRGNTSSVNNPDPEMENRRKSIVLLFSISGNFILLWLTYTIHYMYARITDNNTYTSYNDPLYILQETGYVLLLLSCCINTFIYAVTQTKFREELKKMVKYPVNQIVKIF